One window from the genome of Enterobacter asburiae encodes:
- a CDS encoding carbohydrate kinase family protein, whose protein sequence is MERKGIIAAGNMLVDHVHQIVQWPERGWLAEITHSERSTGGAPLNVLLTLAKMHVGLPLQAVGLIGEDGDGDYILAMLDQYHVNRQRVQRTTFAPTSMSQVMTDPSGQRTFFHSPGANRLLDLPAFDRLDESMKIFHLGYLLLLDSLDMPDDEFGTRSARLLAQMRDQGYETSLDLVSRKGDPRYQPLVLPALRHLDYLVINELEAGEFSGLEMRDDSDALNMAHIADAAAQLLAAGVRQRVVIHCPEGAWGEAPGEQGRWIPSWLLEQKDIVGSVGAGDAFCAGFLFGCHESLPLTESIYLAHACARASLLAANAIDGAKTLAELQLFIKENT, encoded by the coding sequence ATGGAACGCAAAGGCATCATCGCCGCAGGCAATATGCTGGTGGATCACGTCCACCAGATCGTGCAGTGGCCGGAGCGCGGCTGGCTGGCGGAAATCACCCACAGCGAACGCTCAACCGGCGGCGCGCCGCTCAACGTGCTGCTGACGCTGGCCAAAATGCACGTTGGACTGCCGCTGCAGGCGGTGGGGCTGATTGGCGAAGACGGCGACGGGGATTACATTCTGGCGATGCTCGACCAGTACCACGTCAACCGCCAGCGCGTGCAGCGCACCACCTTTGCACCGACCTCCATGTCGCAGGTGATGACCGATCCCAGCGGACAGCGCACCTTTTTCCACTCGCCGGGCGCCAACCGCCTGCTGGATCTTCCCGCCTTCGATCGCTTAGACGAATCGATGAAGATCTTCCATCTCGGCTACCTGCTGCTGCTCGACAGCCTGGATATGCCCGATGACGAGTTCGGCACCCGCAGCGCGCGGCTGCTGGCACAGATGCGCGACCAGGGGTATGAAACCTCGCTCGATCTGGTGTCCCGCAAGGGCGACCCGCGCTACCAGCCGCTGGTGCTCCCTGCCCTGCGTCATCTTGATTATCTGGTGATTAACGAGCTGGAGGCCGGTGAGTTTAGCGGGCTTGAGATGCGCGACGACAGCGATGCGCTGAACATGGCCCATATCGCCGATGCCGCCGCGCAGCTACTGGCGGCAGGCGTTCGTCAGCGAGTGGTGATCCACTGTCCGGAAGGCGCATGGGGTGAAGCACCGGGTGAGCAAGGCCGCTGGATCCCATCATGGTTGCTGGAGCAGAAAGACATTGTCGGAAGCGTCGGTGCAGGCGATGCGTTTTGCGCGGGGTTTTTATTCGGTTGCCATGAATCGCTGCCGCTCACGGAGAGCATTTATCTGGCGCACGCCTGCGCGCGGGCAAGCCTGCTGGCCGCCAACGCGATTGACGGCGCAAAAACGCTGGCCGAACTGCAGCTGTTTATCAAAGAGAATACCTAG
- a CDS encoding response regulator, producing the protein MKPAILVVDDDTAVCELLQDVLSEHVFSVLVCHNGQDALRQVQQEPNIALVLLDMMLPDINGLQVLLQLQKQRPALPVVMLTGLGSESDVVVGLEMGADDYIGKPFNPRVVVARVKAVLRRTGVLAAEVPAAPVAGIAFNGWTLDTTRCELSDPQRNPVPLTQGEYGLLLALTQNARRVLSRDRLLELTHSESADVFDRTIDVLIMRLRRKIEANPHQPALIKTIRGLGYVFASDVSHSEKAA; encoded by the coding sequence ATGAAACCGGCGATTCTGGTGGTAGATGACGATACGGCAGTCTGCGAACTGCTTCAGGACGTGCTGAGCGAGCACGTCTTTAGCGTGCTTGTCTGCCATAACGGCCAGGATGCACTGCGGCAGGTACAGCAGGAGCCGAATATCGCGCTGGTGCTGCTGGATATGATGCTGCCGGATATCAACGGCCTGCAGGTTCTGCTGCAGCTGCAAAAGCAGCGGCCGGCGCTACCGGTTGTGATGCTAACCGGGCTGGGGAGTGAGTCAGACGTGGTGGTGGGGCTGGAGATGGGGGCCGACGATTATATTGGCAAACCGTTCAACCCGCGCGTGGTGGTCGCCCGCGTTAAAGCGGTATTGCGCCGTACCGGCGTGCTGGCTGCTGAAGTCCCGGCAGCGCCCGTGGCGGGCATTGCTTTTAACGGATGGACACTCGATACCACCCGCTGCGAGCTGAGCGATCCGCAGCGCAATCCTGTGCCATTAACCCAGGGCGAGTACGGCCTGCTGCTGGCGCTCACGCAAAATGCCCGTCGGGTACTGAGCCGTGACCGGCTGCTTGAGCTGACCCACAGTGAAAGCGCCGACGTGTTCGACCGCACGATTGACGTGCTGATCATGCGCCTGCGCCGGAAGATCGAGGCTAACCCGCATCAGCCAGCGCTCATCAAAACCATCCGTGGGCTGGGCTATGTGTTTGCCTCCGACGTTTCCCATAGCGAGAAAGCGGCCTAG
- the fdhF gene encoding formate dehydrogenase subunit alpha: MKKVVTVCPYCASGCKIHLVVDNGKIVRAEAAQGKTNQGTLCLKGYYGWDFINDTQILTPRLKTPMIRRERGGKLEAVSWSEALDYVATRLSAIKAKYGPDAIQTTGSSRGTGNETNYVMQKFARAVIGTNNVDCCARVUHGPSVAGLHQSVGNGAMSNAINEIDNTDLVFIFGYNPADSHPIVANHVIRARQNGAKIIVCDPRKIETARIADMHIALKNGSNIALLNAMGHVIIEENLYDQAFVATRTEGFEEYRKIVEGYTPESVETITGVSAQEIRQAARMYAGAKTAAILWGMGVTQFYQGVETVRSLTSLAMLTGNLGKAHVGVNPVRGQNNVQGACDMGALPDTYPGYQYVKFPENRAKFAKAWGVESLPEHTGYRISELPHRAAHGEVRAAYIMGEDPLQTDAELSAVRKGFEDLELVIVQDIFMTKTAAAADVILPSTSWGEHEGVYTAADRGFQRFFKAVEPKWDLKTDWQIISEIATRMGYPMHYNNTQEIWDELRSLCPDFYGATYEKMGELGYIQWPCRDESEADQGTSYLFKEKFDTPNGLAQFFTCDWVAPIDKLTDEYPMVLSTVREVGHYSCRSMTGNCAALAALADEPGYAQINTADAKRLGIEDEALVWVNSRKGRIITRAQVSDRPNKGAVYMTYQWWIGACNELVTENLSPITKTPEYKYCAVRVEPIADQHAAEQYVIDEYNKLKARLRESAMG; this comes from the coding sequence ATGAAAAAAGTCGTCACGGTTTGCCCTTATTGTGCCTCAGGTTGCAAGATCCACCTGGTGGTCGATAACGGCAAAATCGTCCGGGCGGAGGCCGCACAGGGGAAAACCAACCAGGGCACGCTATGCCTGAAAGGTTACTACGGCTGGGATTTTATTAACGATACCCAAATCCTCACCCCGCGCCTGAAAACCCCAATGATCCGCCGCGAGCGCGGCGGCAAGCTGGAAGCCGTCAGCTGGAGCGAGGCGCTGGATTACGTCGCTACGCGCCTTAGCGCTATCAAGGCCAAATATGGCCCGGATGCGATTCAGACCACCGGCTCTTCACGCGGGACGGGGAATGAAACTAACTATGTGATGCAAAAATTCGCGCGCGCCGTTATTGGAACCAATAACGTCGACTGCTGCGCTCGCGTTTGACACGGCCCATCGGTTGCAGGTCTGCACCAGTCGGTCGGTAACGGCGCAATGAGTAATGCCATCAACGAGATAGATAATACCGATCTCGTGTTTATTTTCGGCTATAACCCGGCGGATTCTCACCCTATCGTCGCGAACCACGTTATTCGCGCCAGGCAGAATGGGGCGAAAATCATCGTCTGCGATCCGCGCAAAATTGAAACTGCGCGCATTGCGGATATGCACATCGCGTTGAAAAACGGCTCGAACATCGCGCTGCTGAACGCAATGGGGCACGTCATTATTGAGGAGAACCTGTACGACCAGGCGTTTGTCGCGACCCGTACGGAAGGCTTTGAAGAATATCGGAAAATTGTCGAAGGCTATACGCCAGAGTCGGTGGAAACGATAACCGGCGTGAGCGCGCAGGAGATTCGCCAGGCGGCACGGATGTATGCCGGGGCGAAAACCGCCGCCATCCTGTGGGGCATGGGCGTGACCCAGTTCTACCAGGGTGTGGAAACCGTGCGTTCCCTGACCAGCCTCGCCATGCTGACGGGAAATCTTGGCAAGGCGCACGTTGGCGTCAACCCGGTACGCGGTCAGAATAACGTCCAGGGCGCCTGCGACATGGGCGCGCTGCCGGATACCTATCCGGGCTACCAGTACGTGAAGTTCCCGGAAAACCGCGCCAAGTTCGCGAAAGCCTGGGGCGTGGAAAGCCTGCCGGAGCACACCGGGTATCGCATCAGCGAGCTGCCGCACCGCGCGGCGCACGGCGAAGTGCGTGCGGCCTACATCATGGGTGAAGATCCGCTCCAGACCGACGCCGAGCTGTCTGCGGTACGCAAAGGGTTTGAGGATCTGGAGCTGGTGATTGTCCAGGATATCTTCATGACCAAAACCGCGGCGGCGGCGGATGTGATTCTACCGTCGACCTCCTGGGGCGAGCATGAAGGCGTCTACACGGCGGCGGACCGCGGCTTCCAGCGCTTCTTTAAAGCGGTCGAGCCGAAGTGGGATTTGAAAACGGACTGGCAGATCATCAGCGAAATCGCCACCCGCATGGGCTACCCGATGCACTACAACAACACTCAGGAGATCTGGGACGAGTTGCGCAGTCTGTGTCCGGACTTTTATGGGGCAACCTATGAAAAAATGGGTGAGCTGGGGTACATCCAGTGGCCGTGCCGCGATGAGTCCGAAGCCGACCAGGGGACGTCGTATCTCTTTAAAGAGAAGTTCGACACCCCGAACGGGCTGGCGCAGTTCTTCACCTGCGACTGGGTCGCGCCGATCGATAAGCTCACCGACGAGTATCCGATGGTGCTCTCCACCGTGCGTGAAGTAGGCCACTACTCCTGTCGTTCGATGACCGGCAACTGCGCCGCGCTGGCGGCGCTGGCGGACGAACCGGGCTATGCGCAAATCAATACCGCCGACGCGAAGCGCCTTGGTATTGAGGACGAAGCGCTGGTGTGGGTGAATTCGCGCAAAGGGCGGATCATCACCCGCGCGCAGGTCAGCGATCGTCCGAACAAAGGGGCGGTCTATATGACCTACCAGTGGTGGATTGGCGCCTGTAACGAGCTGGTGACGGAGAACTTAAGCCCGATAACCAAAACGCCGGAGTATAAATACTGCGCCGTGCGCGTGGAGCCGATTGCGGATCAACACGCAGCGGAACAGTATGTGATCGACGAATATAACAAGCTGAAAGCCCGACTGCGTGAAAGCGCAATGGGTTGA
- a CDS encoding Hok/Gef family protein yields the protein MTPLKTALGIVFIICLTIVIFTFITRGRLCEFSIKSEHQEVAAKLACNAG from the coding sequence ATGACGCCATTAAAAACTGCGTTAGGCATTGTCTTTATTATCTGCCTGACGATAGTGATCTTTACCTTTATTACTCGCGGCAGGCTCTGCGAGTTTTCAATAAAGAGTGAACATCAGGAGGTGGCGGCTAAATTAGCCTGCAACGCAGGCTAA
- a CDS encoding tetratricopeptide repeat protein: MKPIFLLLFFLTSFARADEIGSQYQKQAEAGDARAQYYLADTYFSSGDSKQAALWAEKAAKGGDVDAMALLSQIHFTQGDYAQAKALAQQANIAGSKRGAIMLARVLVNTQAGKTDYPQAIKLLQTATEDIDNDSAVDAQLLLGLIYANGVEVAQDDVQAASWFKRSSALSRTGYAEYWAGMLFRQGEKGFITPNKQKALYWLNLSCTEGFDTGCEEFDALSGE, from the coding sequence ATGAAACCCATTTTTCTGTTGTTATTCTTTTTAACCTCTTTCGCCCGCGCGGATGAGATAGGCAGCCAATATCAGAAGCAGGCGGAAGCAGGCGATGCCCGCGCCCAGTATTATCTTGCTGATACGTACTTCAGTTCCGGTGACAGCAAGCAGGCAGCGCTGTGGGCAGAGAAAGCCGCAAAAGGCGGCGACGTTGACGCCATGGCGCTGCTATCGCAAATCCACTTTACGCAGGGCGATTACGCTCAGGCCAAAGCCCTGGCGCAGCAGGCAAACATTGCTGGCAGCAAACGTGGCGCAATCATGCTGGCGCGCGTGCTGGTGAACACCCAGGCGGGGAAAACCGACTATCCGCAGGCCATTAAACTGCTGCAAACGGCGACCGAGGATATCGACAACGACTCCGCTGTTGATGCACAACTGCTGCTGGGGCTGATTTATGCCAACGGCGTTGAAGTGGCCCAGGACGATGTGCAGGCTGCCTCGTGGTTTAAGCGCAGTTCAGCACTCTCACGTACGGGCTACGCCGAGTACTGGGCAGGGATGTTGTTCAGGCAGGGTGAGAAAGGCTTTATCACGCCAAATAAACAGAAAGCGCTCTACTGGTTGAACCTGAGCTGTACGGAAGGGTTTGATACGGGATGCGAAGAGTTTGATGCGTTGAGCGGAGAATAA
- the gltP gene encoding glutamate/aspartate:proton symporter GltP: protein MKNVKVSLAWQILIALVLGILLGSYLHYHSDSREWLIANLLSPAGDIFIHLIKMIVVPIVISTLVVGIAGVGDAKQLGRIGAKTIIYFEVITTVAIILGITLANVFQPGSGIDMSQLATVDISKYQSTTADVQSHAHGLMGTILSLVPTNIVASMAKGEMLPIIFFSVLFGLGLSSLPATHREPLVTVFRSISETMFKVTHMVMRYAPVGVFALIAVTVANFGFASLWPLAKLVLLVHFAILFFALVVLGIVARLCGLSIWILIRILKDELILAYSTASSESVLPRIIEKMEAYGAPASITSFVVPTGYSFNLDGSTLYQSIAAIFIAQLYGIDLSLWQEIVLVLTLMVTSKGIAGVPGVSFVVLLATLGSVGIPLEGLAFIAGVDRILDMARTALNVVGNALAVLVIAKWEHKFDRKKALAYEREVLGRFDKTADQ, encoded by the coding sequence ATGAAAAACGTTAAAGTCAGCCTTGCCTGGCAGATCTTAATCGCCCTTGTGCTGGGCATCTTGCTGGGCAGCTACCTTCACTATCACAGCGACAGCCGCGAATGGCTGATTGCGAACCTGCTTTCACCGGCAGGGGATATCTTTATTCATCTGATCAAGATGATTGTGGTACCGATTGTGATCTCGACGCTGGTGGTCGGTATTGCGGGCGTCGGCGATGCGAAGCAGTTAGGCCGTATTGGTGCGAAAACCATTATCTATTTCGAAGTGATCACTACGGTTGCGATTATCCTCGGTATCACGCTGGCGAACGTGTTCCAGCCGGGTTCCGGGATTGATATGTCGCAGCTGGCCACGGTGGATATTTCGAAATACCAAAGTACGACCGCTGACGTGCAGAGCCACGCGCATGGCCTGATGGGCACGATCCTGTCGCTGGTGCCGACCAACATCGTGGCGTCGATGGCGAAGGGCGAGATGCTGCCTATCATCTTCTTCTCGGTGCTGTTTGGTCTGGGACTCTCTTCACTGCCAGCGACGCATCGCGAACCGCTGGTGACCGTGTTCCGCTCTATCTCCGAAACCATGTTTAAAGTGACCCACATGGTGATGCGCTACGCGCCGGTAGGGGTGTTTGCGCTTATTGCCGTCACCGTGGCGAACTTCGGTTTTGCCTCCCTGTGGCCGCTGGCGAAGCTGGTGCTCCTGGTGCACTTCGCCATCCTGTTCTTCGCGCTGGTGGTGCTGGGGATCGTGGCGCGCCTGTGCGGGCTGAGCATCTGGATCCTGATTCGTATCCTGAAAGATGAACTGATTCTGGCGTACTCCACGGCAAGCTCTGAGAGCGTGCTGCCACGTATCATCGAGAAGATGGAAGCCTATGGCGCGCCTGCCTCTATTACCAGCTTCGTGGTACCGACCGGCTACTCCTTTAACCTGGATGGTTCGACGCTGTACCAGAGTATCGCCGCTATCTTTATTGCGCAGCTGTACGGCATTGACCTGTCTCTGTGGCAGGAGATCGTCCTTGTACTGACGCTGATGGTGACGTCCAAAGGTATTGCAGGCGTTCCGGGTGTCTCCTTCGTGGTGCTGCTGGCTACGCTCGGCAGCGTCGGTATTCCGCTGGAAGGTCTGGCATTTATCGCCGGTGTGGACCGTATCCTCGATATGGCGCGTACGGCGCTGAACGTGGTGGGGAATGCCCTGGCGGTGCTGGTTATCGCCAAGTGGGAACACAAATTCGACCGCAAAAAAGCGCTGGCGTATGAACGCGAGGTGCTGGGTCGTTTTGATAAGACGGCTGACCAGTAA
- the acs gene encoding acetate--CoA ligase yields MSQIHKHDIPANIADRCLITPEQYHEKYQQSITAPDTFWGEQGHILDWIKPYQKVKNTSFAPGNVSIKWYEDGTLNLAANCLDRHLAERGNETAIIWEGDDASQSKHITYKELHRDVCRFANVLLEKGIKKGDVVAIYMPMVPEAAVAMLACARIGAIHSVIFGGFSPEAVAGRIVDSSSKLVITADEGVRAGRGIPLKKNVDEALKNPNVKTVSNVIVLKRTGGKIDWNEGRDLWWSDLIEKASDQHQPEEMNAEDPLFILYTSGSTGKPKGVLHTTGGYLVYAATTFKYVFDYHPGDIYWCTADVGWVTGHSYLLYGPLACGATTLMFEGVPNWPTPARMCQVVDKHQVNILYTAPTAIRALMAEGDKAIEGTDRSSLRILGSVGEPINPEAWEWYWKKIGNEKCPVMDTWWQTETGGFMITPMPGATQLKAGSATLPFFGVQPALVDNEGNPLEGATEGNLVITDSWPGQARTLFGDHDRFEQTYFSTFQNMYFSGDGARRDEDGYYWITGRVDDVLNVSGHRLGTAEIESALVSHPKIAEAAVVGIPHNIKGQAIYAYVTLNHGEEPSPELYTEVRNWVRKEIGPLATPDVLHWTDSLPKTRSGKIMRRILRKIAAGDTSNLGDTSTLADPGVVDKLLEEKQAIAMPS; encoded by the coding sequence ATGAGCCAAATCCACAAACATGACATTCCCGCAAATATTGCGGACCGTTGCCTGATCACCCCGGAGCAGTACCACGAGAAATATCAGCAATCTATCACCGCCCCGGACACCTTCTGGGGTGAGCAGGGCCATATCCTTGACTGGATCAAACCTTATCAGAAGGTGAAGAACACCTCCTTTGCGCCCGGCAATGTCTCCATTAAATGGTATGAAGATGGCACCCTGAACCTGGCGGCGAACTGCCTTGATCGTCACCTTGCCGAGCGCGGGAACGAGACGGCCATCATCTGGGAAGGCGATGACGCCTCGCAAAGCAAACACATTACCTACAAAGAGCTGCACCGCGACGTGTGCCGCTTCGCCAACGTCCTGCTGGAAAAAGGCATTAAAAAAGGCGACGTGGTCGCTATCTATATGCCGATGGTGCCGGAAGCGGCGGTGGCTATGCTGGCCTGCGCGCGTATCGGTGCGATTCACTCGGTGATTTTTGGCGGGTTCTCACCAGAGGCGGTTGCCGGACGTATTGTCGATTCAAGTTCTAAACTGGTGATCACGGCCGATGAAGGCGTGCGCGCCGGTCGCGGTATCCCGCTGAAGAAAAACGTCGACGAAGCGCTGAAAAACCCGAACGTCAAAACGGTCAGTAACGTCATCGTCCTGAAGCGTACCGGCGGCAAAATCGACTGGAACGAAGGGCGCGACCTGTGGTGGAGCGACCTGATTGAAAAAGCGAGCGACCAGCATCAGCCGGAAGAGATGAACGCAGAAGATCCGCTGTTCATTCTTTATACCTCCGGCTCAACCGGTAAGCCGAAAGGCGTCCTGCACACCACCGGCGGCTATCTGGTCTATGCAGCCACCACCTTCAAATACGTCTTCGACTACCACCCGGGCGATATCTACTGGTGTACCGCCGACGTGGGCTGGGTCACCGGACACAGCTACCTGCTGTACGGCCCGCTGGCCTGTGGCGCAACAACGCTGATGTTTGAGGGCGTACCAAACTGGCCGACCCCGGCGCGTATGTGTCAGGTGGTCGACAAGCACCAGGTCAACATTCTCTACACCGCACCAACGGCGATCCGCGCATTAATGGCGGAAGGCGATAAAGCCATCGAAGGCACGGACCGTTCTTCATTGCGCATCCTCGGTTCCGTGGGTGAGCCAATCAACCCGGAAGCCTGGGAGTGGTACTGGAAGAAAATCGGCAACGAGAAATGCCCGGTGATGGACACCTGGTGGCAGACCGAAACCGGCGGCTTCATGATCACCCCGATGCCGGGTGCCACGCAGCTGAAGGCTGGTTCCGCAACCCTTCCGTTCTTCGGCGTGCAGCCTGCGCTGGTGGATAACGAAGGCAACCCGCTGGAAGGCGCCACCGAAGGCAACCTGGTGATCACAGACTCCTGGCCGGGTCAGGCGCGTACCCTGTTCGGCGATCACGATCGCTTCGAGCAGACCTACTTCTCGACCTTTCAAAACATGTATTTCAGCGGCGACGGCGCGCGCCGTGACGAAGACGGTTATTACTGGATAACCGGGCGCGTGGACGACGTGCTGAACGTCTCCGGCCACCGTCTGGGCACCGCTGAGATTGAATCGGCGCTGGTGTCGCATCCGAAAATTGCCGAAGCCGCCGTTGTCGGTATTCCGCACAACATCAAAGGCCAGGCGATTTACGCCTATGTCACCCTGAACCACGGCGAAGAGCCGTCGCCAGAGCTGTATACCGAGGTGCGCAACTGGGTACGTAAAGAGATTGGCCCGCTGGCGACGCCGGACGTGCTGCACTGGACCGACTCGCTGCCGAAAACCCGCTCCGGCAAAATCATGCGCCGCATCTTGCGCAAAATCGCGGCAGGAGACACTAGCAACCTCGGCGATACCTCAACGCTCGCGGATCCTGGCGTGGTGGACAAACTGCTCGAAGAGAAGCAGGCCATCGCGATGCCTTCCTAG
- a CDS encoding DUF485 domain-containing protein codes for MNNDICQQIENSAHYRELVDKRQRFAFILSIIMLVIYVGFILLIAFAPHWLGTPLHEGTSVTRGIPIGIGVIVISFLLTGVYVWRANGEFDRLNREVLREVKAS; via the coding sequence ATGAATAACGATATTTGTCAGCAGATAGAGAATAGTGCGCACTACAGGGAGCTCGTCGATAAGCGGCAACGGTTTGCCTTCATCCTTTCCATCATCATGCTGGTTATCTACGTCGGCTTTATTCTGCTGATCGCCTTTGCCCCGCACTGGCTGGGCACCCCGCTGCACGAGGGGACCAGCGTGACGCGCGGCATTCCGATTGGCATTGGCGTGATTGTGATTTCATTCTTGCTGACCGGCGTCTACGTCTGGCGCGCGAACGGTGAATTCGATCGTCTTAACAGAGAAGTCCTGCGCGAGGTAAAAGCATCATGA
- the actP gene encoding cation/acetate symporter ActP translates to MKRVLTALAATLPFAANAADAITGEVQRQPTNWQAIIMFLIFVVLTLYITYWASKRVRSRNDYYTAGGNITGFQNGLAIAGDFMSAASFLGISALVYTSGYDGLIYSLGFLVGWPIILFLIAERLRNLGRYTFADVASYRLKQGPIRTLSACGSLVVVALYLIAQMVGAGKLIQLLFGLNYHIAVVLVGVLMVMYVLFGGMLATTWVQIIKAVLLLFGASFMAFMVMKHVGFSFNNLFTEAMAVHPKGEAIMSPGGLVKDPISALSLGLGLMFGTAGLPHILMRFFTVSDAREARKSVFYATGFMGYFYILTFIIGFGAIMLVGANPAFKDAAGALIGGNNMAAVHLADAVGGNLFLGFISAVAFATILAVVAGLTLAGASAVSHDLYANVIRKGASERDELKVSKITVLVLGVVAILLGILFEKQNIAFMVGLAFSIAASCNFPIILLSMYWSKLTTRGAMIGGWLGLLTAVILMILGPTIWVQILGHASAIFPYEYPALFSIAVAFIGIWFFSATDNSPEGNLEREKFRAQFIRSQTGLGVEQGRAH, encoded by the coding sequence ATGAAGCGAGTCCTGACGGCGCTAGCCGCCACACTTCCCTTTGCTGCCAACGCGGCGGATGCCATTACCGGCGAGGTCCAGCGCCAGCCAACCAACTGGCAGGCGATTATCATGTTCCTGATTTTCGTGGTGCTGACGCTGTACATTACGTACTGGGCGTCGAAACGCGTGCGCTCACGTAACGATTACTACACCGCAGGCGGCAACATTACCGGCTTCCAGAACGGGCTGGCGATTGCGGGTGACTTTATGTCCGCGGCCTCGTTCCTCGGGATCTCCGCGCTGGTCTACACCTCCGGCTATGACGGCCTGATCTACTCTCTCGGCTTCCTCGTTGGCTGGCCGATCATTCTGTTCCTGATTGCCGAACGCCTGCGTAACCTGGGCCGCTATACCTTCGCTGACGTGGCCTCTTATCGCCTGAAGCAGGGGCCGATTCGCACCCTCTCTGCCTGCGGCTCGCTGGTGGTGGTAGCGCTGTATCTGATTGCGCAGATGGTGGGCGCGGGTAAATTGATCCAACTGCTGTTCGGCCTCAACTACCACATCGCGGTGGTGCTGGTTGGCGTGCTGATGGTGATGTACGTCCTGTTCGGCGGCATGCTGGCGACCACCTGGGTGCAGATCATCAAAGCCGTCCTGCTGCTGTTTGGCGCCAGCTTTATGGCCTTTATGGTGATGAAGCACGTCGGCTTCAGCTTCAATAACCTGTTCACCGAAGCGATGGCGGTCCACCCGAAAGGGGAAGCGATCATGAGCCCGGGCGGGCTGGTGAAAGACCCGATATCCGCGCTCTCGCTGGGTCTCGGCCTGATGTTCGGTACCGCAGGTCTGCCGCATATCCTGATGCGCTTCTTTACCGTGAGCGATGCGCGTGAAGCGCGCAAGAGCGTCTTCTACGCCACCGGCTTCATGGGTTACTTCTATATCCTGACCTTTATCATCGGCTTTGGCGCGATCATGCTGGTGGGGGCGAACCCGGCGTTTAAAGACGCGGCGGGCGCGCTGATTGGCGGTAACAACATGGCGGCGGTGCACCTGGCCGACGCGGTGGGCGGTAACCTGTTCCTCGGCTTTATCTCCGCCGTGGCCTTCGCCACTATTCTTGCGGTGGTTGCAGGGCTGACGCTGGCCGGCGCGTCTGCGGTGTCGCATGACCTCTACGCCAACGTCATCCGTAAAGGCGCGAGCGAGCGCGATGAGCTGAAGGTCTCGAAAATCACCGTGCTGGTGCTGGGCGTTGTGGCGATACTGTTAGGCATTCTGTTCGAGAAGCAGAACATCGCCTTTATGGTGGGGCTGGCCTTCTCGATTGCGGCAAGCTGTAACTTCCCGATCATCCTGCTCTCCATGTACTGGTCGAAACTGACCACCCGTGGCGCAATGATTGGCGGCTGGCTGGGGCTGCTGACGGCGGTGATCCTGATGATTCTGGGCCCAACCATCTGGGTGCAGATCCTCGGTCACGCAAGCGCCATCTTCCCGTATGAATACCCGGCGCTGTTCTCTATCGCCGTGGCGTTTATCGGCATCTGGTTCTTCTCGGCCACCGACAATTCGCCGGAGGGTAACCTGGAGCGTGAGAAATTCCGCGCCCAGTTTATCCGCTCACAAACTGGTCTCGGCGTCGAGCAGGGCCGCGCGCACTAA
- a CDS encoding LrgB family protein yields the protein MTNFQISVLCLIATLAIYFANKRLYRRFHALPLMPLVFTPILLVLMLVFGHISWQNYIGESHWLLWLLGPATIAFAVPVYDNLAIIKRHWMSLSAGVVTATVVAVCSSVWLARLFTLSDEIQRSLAVRSVTTPFALAAAKPLGGQPDLVALFVVVTGVFGMAVGDMLFLRLSIREGMAKGAGFGAASHGAGTARSYELGQQEGVVASLVMMLSGVVMVLIAPLVAWVMF from the coding sequence ATGACTAACTTTCAGATCAGCGTCTTGTGCCTGATTGCGACGCTGGCGATCTACTTCGCCAACAAGCGGCTGTATCGTCGTTTCCATGCCCTGCCGCTGATGCCGCTGGTCTTCACGCCGATCCTGCTGGTGCTGATGCTGGTCTTCGGCCATATCTCCTGGCAGAACTACATTGGTGAATCCCACTGGCTGCTGTGGCTGCTCGGCCCGGCGACCATCGCGTTTGCCGTCCCCGTTTATGACAACCTGGCGATTATCAAACGCCACTGGATGTCGCTCAGCGCGGGCGTTGTCACCGCCACGGTGGTGGCGGTGTGCAGCTCCGTCTGGCTGGCGCGGCTGTTTACCCTGTCCGATGAAATTCAGCGCAGTCTGGCCGTGCGTTCGGTGACCACGCCGTTTGCGCTGGCGGCGGCTAAACCTCTCGGCGGGCAGCCGGATCTGGTAGCGCTGTTTGTTGTCGTGACGGGTGTGTTCGGTATGGCGGTCGGCGATATGCTATTCCTGCGCTTGTCGATCCGTGAAGGGATGGCAAAAGGGGCAGGGTTTGGCGCGGCGTCGCACGGGGCGGGCACGGCACGTTCGTATGAGCTGGGGCAGCAGGAGGGCGTTGTCGCGAGCCTGGTGATGATGCTTTCGGGCGTCGTAATGGTGCTGATTGCGCCGCTGGTGGCGTGGGTGATGTTCTAA